A region from the Canis lupus dingo isolate Sandy chromosome X, ASM325472v2, whole genome shotgun sequence genome encodes:
- the ITGB1BP2 gene encoding integrin beta-1-binding protein 2 isoform X4 has product MHPRSELPPKLLPLNISQALEMALEQKELDQEPGAGLDSSLIRTGSSCQNPACDAVYQGPESDATPCTYHPGAPRFHEGMKSWSCCGIQTLDFGAFLAQPGCRVGRHDWGKQLPASCRHDWHQTDSLVVVTIYGQIPLPAFNWVKASQTELHVHIVFDGNRVFQAQMKLWGVINVEQSSVSLMPSRVEISLVKADPGSWAQLEHPDALAEKAKAGDVLEMDEEESEDSDDDLSWTEEEEEEAMGE; this is encoded by the exons ATGCACCCTAGGTCAGAGTTGCCTCCAAAGCTGCTTCCACTAAATATATCCCAAGCCCTGGAAATGGCATTGGAACAGAAGGAATTAGACCAAGAACCTGGAGCAG GACTTGACAGTAGTCTGATCCGAACTGGTTCTAGCTGCCAGAATCCAGCATGTGATGCT GTTTACCAAGGCCCTGAGAGTGATGCTACTCCATGTACTTACCACCCAGGAGCACCTCGATTCCATGAGGG GATGAAGTCTTGGAGCTGTTGTGGCATCCAGACCCTGGATTTTGGGGCATTCCTGGCACAGCCAGGATGCAGAGTTGGTAGGCATGACTGGGGGAAGCAG CTGCCAGCATCTTGCCGTCATGATTGGCACCAGACAGATTCCTTAGTAGTGGTAACTATATATGGCCAGATTCCACTTCCTGCGTTCAACTGGGTGAAGGCCAGTCAAACTGAG cttcacGTCCACATTGTCTTTGATGGTAACCGTGTGTTCCAGGCACAGATGAAGCTCTGGGGG GTCATAAACGTGGAGCAGAGCTCTGTTTCCTTGATGCCATCTCGGGTTGAAATCTCCTTGGTCAAGGCTGACCCGGGATCCTGGGCCCAGCTGGAGCACCCCGATGCACTAGCTGAGAAGGCTAAGGCAGGGGATGTGTTAGAGATGGATGAGGAAGAATCTGAGGATTcagatgatgatctgagctggacagaggaggaagaggaggaagcaatGGGGGAATAG
- the ITGB1BP2 gene encoding integrin beta-1-binding protein 2 isoform X5 has translation MALEQKELDQEPGAGLDSSLIRTGSSCQNPACDAVYQGPESDATPCTYHPGAPRFHEGMKSWSCCGIQTLDFGAFLAQPGCRVGRHDWGKQLPASCRHDWHQTDSLVVVTIYGQIPLPAFNWVKASQTELHVHIVFDGNRVFQAQMKLWGVINVEQSSVSLMPSRVEISLVKADPGSWAQLEHPDALAEKAKAGDVLEMDEEESEDSDDDLSWTEEEEEEAMGE, from the exons ATGGCATTGGAACAGAAGGAATTAGACCAAGAACCTGGAGCAG GACTTGACAGTAGTCTGATCCGAACTGGTTCTAGCTGCCAGAATCCAGCATGTGATGCT GTTTACCAAGGCCCTGAGAGTGATGCTACTCCATGTACTTACCACCCAGGAGCACCTCGATTCCATGAGGG GATGAAGTCTTGGAGCTGTTGTGGCATCCAGACCCTGGATTTTGGGGCATTCCTGGCACAGCCAGGATGCAGAGTTGGTAGGCATGACTGGGGGAAGCAG CTGCCAGCATCTTGCCGTCATGATTGGCACCAGACAGATTCCTTAGTAGTGGTAACTATATATGGCCAGATTCCACTTCCTGCGTTCAACTGGGTGAAGGCCAGTCAAACTGAG cttcacGTCCACATTGTCTTTGATGGTAACCGTGTGTTCCAGGCACAGATGAAGCTCTGGGGG GTCATAAACGTGGAGCAGAGCTCTGTTTCCTTGATGCCATCTCGGGTTGAAATCTCCTTGGTCAAGGCTGACCCGGGATCCTGGGCCCAGCTGGAGCACCCCGATGCACTAGCTGAGAAGGCTAAGGCAGGGGATGTGTTAGAGATGGATGAGGAAGAATCTGAGGATTcagatgatgatctgagctggacagaggaggaagaggaggaagcaatGGGGGAATAG